In the Salvelinus fontinalis isolate EN_2023a chromosome 34, ASM2944872v1, whole genome shotgun sequence genome, one interval contains:
- the rusf1 gene encoding RUS1 family protein C16orf58 homolog isoform X1, translating to MPVVATERYGSLESWKYQLKDGVMEREREGGNGGTTGKTIIGVFKSVFLPQGYPESVSGDYLQYQFWDTLQAFSSSLSGTLATQASLRGVGVGNQEATVAAATITWLLRDGTGMLGRILFAWLKGLSLCFRNKLDSEAKKWRLVADVLNDIAMFMEILAPNFPTCFILIVCSAGIFKSIVGVAGGATRAALTLHQARRDNMADISAKDGSQETLVNLAGLLVSLILIPLVTDNPLLTFVLFFLFTILHLFANYKAVRSVVMETLNEARLAIVLHQYLRDGRVLGPLEANHKEPVFLEFRRTVPIKLGVRLGELVYTSEDLHLAMKNNHKPFLIGVKRGSVCVCLGTDASVCDEIRAVCQAVCLCTVLHPVSPLEGALKQLSMSHSNNHWELVHESHKLMDQVFQPFLKALEVAGWQTSRTLLDWNEWRVEWKKKSS from the exons ATGCCAGTGGTGGCAACGGAGAGATATGGCTCCCTCGAGTCATGGAAATATCAGTTGAAGGAtggagtaatggagagagaaagagaagggggcaACGGTGGGACGACTGGAAAAACCATCATTGGCGTGTTCAAA AGTGTCTTCTTGCCTCAGGGGTATCCAGAGAGTGTCAGTGGTGATTACCTGCAGTATCAATTTTGGGATACTCTTCAG gccttctCCAGTTCTCTTTCAGGTACTCTTGCCACCCAGGCCTCTTTAAGGGGTGTTGGTGTTGGAAACCAAGAGGCAACAGTTGCTGCTGCAACAATTACCTGGTTATTACGAG ATGGCACAGGCATGCTGGGAAGAATCCTATTTGCCTGGCTTAAAGG TCTTTCTCTGTGTTTTAGGAATAAACTAGACTCTGAGGCCAAAAAATGGAG GCTTGTTGCTGATGTTCTCAATGATATCGCCATGTTCATGGAAATACTGGCTCCTAACTTCCCAACATGCTTCATTCTAATTGTGTGCTCTGCTGGAATATTCAAG TCCATTGTCGGGGTTGCAGGTGGGGCCACCAGAGCTGCTTTGACTCTTCACCAAGCTCGCAGAGACAACATGGCGGACATCTCTGCCAAAGATGGCAGCCAG GAGACTTTAGTGAATCTGGCTGGACTGCTGGTCAGTCTGATCCTTATTCCTCTTGTCACTGACAATCCACT GCTGACATTCGTCCTCTTCTTCCTTTTCACCATCCTCCATCTTTTTGCAAATTACAAAGCAGTGCGTTCGGTTGTCATGGAGACACTCAACGAAGCTCGGCTTGCTATTGTGCTCCACCAATACCTGAGAGATGGACGGGTCCTCGGTCCACTAGAGGCCAATCATAAAGAGCCTGTATTCTTGG aGTTTAGGAGGACAGTGCCAATCAAACTGGGAGTGAGGCTAGGGGAACTTGTTTATAC ATCAGAGGACCTTCATTTGGCCATGAAAAACAACCACAAGCCCTTCCTTATCGGAGTCAAACGTG GCtcggtgtgtgtttgtttgggaaCAGATGCATCTGTATGTGATGAGATCAGGGCTGTGTGCCAAGCAGTGTGCCTCTGCACGGTGTTACACCCTGTCTCGCCACTAGAGGGGGCTCTCAAACAACTCTCAATGTCACACAGCAACA ATCATTGGGAGCTGGTGCATGAGAGTCATAAACTTATGGACCAAGTTTTTCAGCCATTCCTCAAAG CTCTGGAGGTAGCTGGATGGCAGACCAGTCGAACCCTACTGGACTGGAATGAATGGAGGGTGGAGTGGAAGAAGAAGAGCAGTTAG
- the rusf1 gene encoding RUS1 family protein C16orf58 homolog isoform X2 — protein sequence MPVVATERYGSLESWKYQLKDGVMEREREGGNGGTTGKTIIGVFKSVFLPQGYPESVSGDYLQYQFWDTLQAFSSSLSGTLATQASLRGVGVGNQEATVAAATITWLLRDGTGMLGRILFAWLKGNKLDSEAKKWRLVADVLNDIAMFMEILAPNFPTCFILIVCSAGIFKSIVGVAGGATRAALTLHQARRDNMADISAKDGSQETLVNLAGLLVSLILIPLVTDNPLLTFVLFFLFTILHLFANYKAVRSVVMETLNEARLAIVLHQYLRDGRVLGPLEANHKEPVFLEFRRTVPIKLGVRLGELVYTSEDLHLAMKNNHKPFLIGVKRGSVCVCLGTDASVCDEIRAVCQAVCLCTVLHPVSPLEGALKQLSMSHSNNHWELVHESHKLMDQVFQPFLKALEVAGWQTSRTLLDWNEWRVEWKKKSS from the exons ATGCCAGTGGTGGCAACGGAGAGATATGGCTCCCTCGAGTCATGGAAATATCAGTTGAAGGAtggagtaatggagagagaaagagaagggggcaACGGTGGGACGACTGGAAAAACCATCATTGGCGTGTTCAAA AGTGTCTTCTTGCCTCAGGGGTATCCAGAGAGTGTCAGTGGTGATTACCTGCAGTATCAATTTTGGGATACTCTTCAG gccttctCCAGTTCTCTTTCAGGTACTCTTGCCACCCAGGCCTCTTTAAGGGGTGTTGGTGTTGGAAACCAAGAGGCAACAGTTGCTGCTGCAACAATTACCTGGTTATTACGAG ATGGCACAGGCATGCTGGGAAGAATCCTATTTGCCTGGCTTAAAGG GAATAAACTAGACTCTGAGGCCAAAAAATGGAG GCTTGTTGCTGATGTTCTCAATGATATCGCCATGTTCATGGAAATACTGGCTCCTAACTTCCCAACATGCTTCATTCTAATTGTGTGCTCTGCTGGAATATTCAAG TCCATTGTCGGGGTTGCAGGTGGGGCCACCAGAGCTGCTTTGACTCTTCACCAAGCTCGCAGAGACAACATGGCGGACATCTCTGCCAAAGATGGCAGCCAG GAGACTTTAGTGAATCTGGCTGGACTGCTGGTCAGTCTGATCCTTATTCCTCTTGTCACTGACAATCCACT GCTGACATTCGTCCTCTTCTTCCTTTTCACCATCCTCCATCTTTTTGCAAATTACAAAGCAGTGCGTTCGGTTGTCATGGAGACACTCAACGAAGCTCGGCTTGCTATTGTGCTCCACCAATACCTGAGAGATGGACGGGTCCTCGGTCCACTAGAGGCCAATCATAAAGAGCCTGTATTCTTGG aGTTTAGGAGGACAGTGCCAATCAAACTGGGAGTGAGGCTAGGGGAACTTGTTTATAC ATCAGAGGACCTTCATTTGGCCATGAAAAACAACCACAAGCCCTTCCTTATCGGAGTCAAACGTG GCtcggtgtgtgtttgtttgggaaCAGATGCATCTGTATGTGATGAGATCAGGGCTGTGTGCCAAGCAGTGTGCCTCTGCACGGTGTTACACCCTGTCTCGCCACTAGAGGGGGCTCTCAAACAACTCTCAATGTCACACAGCAACA ATCATTGGGAGCTGGTGCATGAGAGTCATAAACTTATGGACCAAGTTTTTCAGCCATTCCTCAAAG CTCTGGAGGTAGCTGGATGGCAGACCAGTCGAACCCTACTGGACTGGAATGAATGGAGGGTGGAGTGGAAGAAGAAGAGCAGTTAG